One window of the Candidatus Aramenus sp. CH1 genome contains the following:
- a CDS encoding DUF1641 domain-containing protein: MEEGRVQATGGVSEEAMEELFKLVELLHRTGVLPFLVGLLERSEDVLVHLVEENSALLNNLSLLYSALNGKAEAKDVSLTELLGALKDPEVRRGLYVVLQLLKAIGSASGGGKG, encoded by the coding sequence GTGGAAGAGGGAAGAGTTCAGGCCACTGGCGGAGTGAGCGAGGAGGCAATGGAGGAGCTTTTCAAGCTGGTGGAGCTCCTCCACAGGACGGGGGTACTGCCCTTCCTAGTGGGCCTACTGGAGAGGTCTGAGGACGTCTTGGTGCATCTCGTGGAGGAGAACTCAGCCCTGCTGAACAACCTCAGCCTACTCTACTCAGCTCTTAACGGGAAGGCCGAGGCAAAGGACGTGTCCCTCACAGAACTGCTGGGGGCGCTTAAGGACCCAGAAGTGAGGAGAGGCCTCTACGTGGTGCTCCAGCTACTGAAGGCAATAGGCTCTGCTAGCGGAGGTGGAAAGGGGTGA